The Fusarium poae strain DAOMC 252244 chromosome 2, whole genome shotgun sequence nucleotide sequence TGGCAATGTCGTCTGCGTCGTCAGCCCGAACTGACTCGCTAGATTCCTCGACGGTCGGAGAAGACCAAAAGCAGAAGGTGGAGAAGGAAGCATGAGTAAAAGAATGGCACGCGTCGGGGTGAAGACAGACTAGCACCAACGCGTTTGGGGCGTAGCTACAGTGGGATGCAAAAAGTATTTGCAGGCGTGCAGATAGACTCTGACTTCTCCAGTTAGCTTACATTAGCTTAGGTACTTGATACTAGATTATTCTGCTAATAAATGTATGATGTCAAGTATTGAGAATCTGATAAGCTACCCTTGACTAGCTTCCGCTATCTGTACACCTGTGAATAATCTTTGCAGCCCACTGTATGACGAAAATATGGTTGAAACCATTGAATAAGTAGTCGAAGGTTCCCACTTAGCTGCCACTGCCTTAGATCTCCCTGCTTTCGTCTCGTCCCAGTTCTTAACAAATCTACTCTTAGTCTATATAACGATCTTCTCCCTTATCCTCTTCAAAATGACTAGCAAATCTGGCGCTGCTACCAAGCGCTATAATGAGCTCATTAAGCAAGCGACCCATCAGTCTGGTAACGACCCCTGAACCAACAGCACCCACTATTACAACATGTAACTGACTTTAGGTAGTATACAATGCAGGTATACGAAGGCCGAGCCGTACGAAAAAGCTCGCTTACCATTTTGTCACATTATGCCTCTTCACAAAAAGTGATATGCCCACTTCCACCGGCATCAATACCACGTTCGCCATCGCAGGGATATTAGCTGGTCCTGGTACTATCAGTAACGCCGACATTCAATGGACTGATATGGGTAAGGGAATTCTCGTTGCTCTCTACTTCACTTGGCACTTGACCCTCTGCTTCAATCTCGGAAATCAGCGTCAGCCGCAGTCCGTCATTGAGGATGGTGTCAACAAGCCGTGGCGGCCCATTCCGGCTGGCCGCATCTCCCCCGAGCTTGCACATAAATGGCAGCTAGTCTCAATTGTCTCTCTCCTTGCTCTGTGCTATACTACTCTGGGGGCTTGGCAGGAAACTGCCTTTTACCTCTTCTGCACCTGGCTGTACAATGAGCGTGCCTGGGGTGACAAGAGCTGGTGGCAGCGCGCGCTGATGAATGCCTGTGGTATCACTACCAACCGTGTAGCAACTCTTCGAGTAGCTGTCACCGCCATCCAAGCGAATTCTCATGACAACTTCGAGTTCACTAACAAGGGTTTGGGCTGGTTCCTCATGTGCGCATCCCTTGTCTTCACTACCATACAGGTTCAAGACTTGCGTGATCAGGAGGGTGATAAGCTGATCGACCGCCAGACCTTTCCTCTTATTCTTGGCGACGCACCAACACGCTGGATCACAGCTGTAGCTGTTATGACCTGGTCATTTGCCTGTCCACTTTACTGGGGACTTGGGGTCGTCGGCTGTGCCGTACCCATCTTGACTGGAGCTATAGTCTCAGCTCATAT carries:
- a CDS encoding hypothetical protein (TransMembrane:6 (n10-18c26/27o36-54i87-106o170-190i202-223o229-253i265-283o)) — encoded protein: MPTSTGINTTFAIAGILAGPGTISNADIQWTDMGKGILVALYFTWHLTLCFNLGNQRQPQSVIEDGVNKPWRPIPAGRISPELAHKWQLVSIVSLLALCYTTLGAWQETAFYLFCTWLYNERAWGDKSWWQRALMNACGITTNRVATLRVAVTAIQANSHDNFEFTNKGLGWFLMCASLVFTTIQVQDLRDQEGDKLIDRQTFPLILGDAPTRWITAVAVMTWSFACPLYWGLGVVGCAVPILTGAIVSAHMLICRSRERDQTSFRLVAAWWVSLYFLPMMSARGF